In Anopheles bellator chromosome 2, idAnoBellAS_SP24_06.2, whole genome shotgun sequence, the genomic stretch CGCCGGTCGATTTCTACCGAGATCCGGTGGTGAACGATGTTCGAGCGTTTTGTGGAACCACCGCCCGtcccaccggcaccacccTTCCGCAGGTGCCCTTCCGCAAGATGCATCCCGGCCCGACCCACCCATATGTTGGCATGTTGCAGTTGGCGGCCCTTTTTGCATGTTGCTCAAATTAGCGAAGCAGTCAGTGGCCAGTGGCACCGATCTTCGCGTGCCGCACCAGCGTAAAATCACATTAGGGCCCCCCAAAGCACCCGCTACACCTCTCCCTTTCGCCGGCTTATCGAGCGGCATCGGCGATCCTCGCTTATCCCGCGTCGCGTCGGCACGCCATCGTGTGGCGCAAGTTTCACGCTCCAAAAAGTTCTCGCAAATACTTGGCCGGCCACCCCAGTCAGCTGATCAGCGGCCCGGGAGGCGCCGGGGAGGGCGGCTTTCTTATCGCATGGGTGGACCCTTGGGCCCTCCTCGATGCCGATAAAACCTGGGCGCAGCCCAACGGAAGCTATCAGTGGTATAAATAGCTCGCAGCAGTCCAGATCGAAAGGAAGTGCATCCGTGGGTAGTCTagttagcagcagcagtagtgccTGATAAGCCCGCAAGCCCGCATCATGGTGTCCCTCAAGTtagtgtcggtggtggtggtgtgcgtgctggcggtggccggccgcGGGTACGCCGCCGAGGACGGTACGGTGCGCGCCCTGCGCAAAGTGTACTCGCTGTGCGAGGACAGTGACGAGCTGCTGCAGTGCATCAAGGTACAGGCCCTCAAGCTGACCGACCGGGCGATGAAGCTCCCGAGCATCAAGCTGCTCGACGGGATGGCGCTGGTGAAGAAGGCCGACGGTGAGTCGCGCTCGTTCGCCGCCGAACCGGCCACCTCCGAGCAGGAGCTGGCCAAGCTGCCCTCGGCCAAGATCGACGAGCTGCTGATGCAGCGCGCCCAGCGCTTCCTGGACAGCCACCAGCTGCAGCTGAACGTGCCGCGCATGCTCGTGTCCGGCCAGCAGGAAACCGGCCGCCTGGTCGAGGAGGGTCGCAAGAAGAT encodes the following:
- the LOC131211177 gene encoding uncharacterized protein LOC131211177, which gives rise to MVSLKLVSVVVVCVLAVAGRGYAAEDGTVRALRKVYSLCEDSDELLQCIKVQALKLTDRAMKLPSIKLLDGMALVKKADGESRSFAAEPATSEQELAKLPSAKIDELLMQRAQRFLDSHQLQLNVPRMLVSGQQETGRLVEEGRKKMKKYLGPFLAAMAIKGGILTMVYHSIAIVAGKALIIGKIALVISAIIGLKKLVTPEGHEKTTYEIVKHPHVQQSHTYSSNHGDFDNHETGQFHRSFGNDMVMQDRAYRAHVPKN